A single Epinephelus fuscoguttatus linkage group LG13, E.fuscoguttatus.final_Chr_v1 DNA region contains:
- the LOC125899974 gene encoding trace amine-associated receptor 13c-like yields the protein MKMMCRVREAGHLSPTETERKMRRGKRSFGYMTQICSGSCQSCSSLKMEELCFPQLLNTSCRKPTSPWANFVLLNIVLYFISLLTVALNLLVIISVSHFRQLHTPTNILLLALAVSDFLVGLLALPGEVFRKTYCWFLGDLMCLLYFYVSVIITSSSIGNMVLISVDRYVAICDPLHYTTRVTVKRVKLCVCLCWLCVVSYTSLLLKDDLTQPGRYNSCHGECVIVINHTAGVVDLVVTFIVPISVIVVLYMRVFVVAVSQARAMRSHITAVTLQLSVNQQTKKSELKAARTLGVLVVVFLICFCPFYCVALAGDALVSASSASFVLYFLYLNSCLNPLIYALFYSWFRKAVKLIVSLQILQPGSCETNIL from the exons atgaagatgatgtgcAGAGTGAGGGAGGCGGGGCATCTGAGTCCAACAGAGACCGAGAGAAAAATGAGGCGAGGTAAGAGGTCATTTGGTTATATGACTCAGATTTGTTCAGgaagctgccagagctgcagcTCTCTGAAGATGGAGGAGCTCTGCTTTCCACAACTGCTCAACACCTCCTGCAGAAAGCCCACCTCTCCTTGGGCCAACTTTGTGCTCCTTAACATTGTGCTGTACTTTATCTCTCTGCTCACTGTGGCTCTTAACCTCCTTGTCATCATCTCAGTCTCCCACTTCAG gCAGCTCCACACACCCACCAACATCCTCCTCCTTGCTCTGGCTGTCTCAGACTTTCTCGTGGGCCTCCTGGCGCTACCAGGAGAAGTCTTCCGGAAAACATACTGCTGGTTTCTTGGTGACCTCATGTGTTTGCTCTATTTTTATGTGTCCGTCATCATTACGTCTTCTTCGATAGGAAACATGGTGCTCATATCAGTCGACCGCTATGTGGCTATTTGTGACCCTCTGCATTACACCACCAGAGTCACTGTGAAAAGagttaaactctgtgtgtgtctgtgttggctCTGTGTTGTTTCTTATACCAGTCTCTTGTTAAAGGATGACCTGACTCAACCAGGCAGGTATAATTCCTGCCATGGAGAGTGTGTGATTGTCATTAACCACACTGCAGGAGTTGTTGACCTTGTTGTAACCTTTATTGTTCCCATTTCTGTCATTGTCGTTCTGTACATGAGAGTATTTGTTGTGGCTGTGTCTCAGGCTCGTGCCATGCGCTCTcacatcacagctgtcactctccagctttcagtgaatcaacaaacaaagaaatctgAGCTGAAAGCAGCCAGGACTCTTGGTGTTCTTGTAGTTGTGTTTCTAATATGTTTCTGCCCATTTTACTGTGTCGCTCTTGCAGGTGATGCCTTGGTCAGTGCTTCATCTGCATCCTTTGTGCTTTATTTCCTCTATTTGAACTCATGTCTAAACCCCTTGATCTATGCCTTGTTTTATTCCTGGTTTAGAAAAGCAGTTAAACTCATTGTCAGTCTTCAGATTCTGCAGCCTGGCTCCTGTGAGACCAACATACTGTAG
- the LOC125899521 gene encoding trace amine-associated receptor 8a-like produces MTQICSGSGQSCSSLKMEELCFPQLLNTSCRKPTSPWANFVLLNIVLYFISLLTVALNLLVIISVSHFRQLHTSTNILLLALAVSDFLVGLLVLPGEILLKTSCWFLGDLMCLLYNYVSFIITSSSIGDMVLISVDRYVAICDPLHYTTRVTVKRVKLCVCLCWLCAVSYCSLLLKDDLTQPGRYNSCHGECVIVINQTAGVVDLVVTFVVPISVIVVLYMRVFVVAVSQARAMRSHITAVTLQLSVNQKKKKSELKAARTLGVLVIVFLICFCPYYCVALAGDALVSASTASFVLYLFYFNSCLNPMIYALFYSWFRKAVKLIVSLQILQPGSCETNIL; encoded by the exons ATGACTCAGATTTGTTCAGGAAGCGGTCAGAGCTGCAGCTCTCTGAAGATGGAGGAGCTCTGCTTTCCACAACTGCTCAACACCTCCTGCAGAAAGCCCACCTCTCCTTGGGCCAACTTTGTGCTCCTTAACATTGTGCTGTACTTTATCTCTCTGCTCACTGTGGCTCTTAACCTCCTTGTCATCATCTCAGTCTCCCACTTCAG gCAGCTCCACACATCCACCAACATCCTCCTCCTTGCTCTGGCTGTCTCAGATTTTCTCGTGGGCCTCCTGGTGCTACCGGGAGAAATCCTGCTAAAAACATCCTGCTGGTTTCTTGGTGACCTCATGTGTTTGCTCTATAATTATGTGTCCTTCATCATTACGTCTTCTTCGATAGGAGACATGGTGCTCATATCAGTCGACCGCTATGTGGCTATTTGTGACCCTCTGCATTACACCACCAGAGTCACTGTGAAAAGagttaaactctgtgtgtgtctgtgttggctCTGTGCTGTTTCTTACTGCAGTCTCTTGTTAAAGGATGACCTGACTCAACCAGGCAGGTATAATTCCTGCCATGGAGAGTGTGTGATTGTCATTAACCAGACTGCAGGAGTTGTTGACCTTGTTGTAACCTTTGTTGTTCCCATTTCTGTCATTGTCGTTCTGTACATGAGAGTATTTGTTGTGGCTGTGTCTCAGGCTCGTGCCATGCGCTCTcacatcacagctgtcactctccagctttcagtgaatcaaaaaaaaaagaaatctgagcTGAAAGCAGCCAGGACTCTTGGTGTTCTTGTAATTGTGTTTCTAATATGTTTCTGCCCATATTACTGTGTCGCTCTTGCAGGTGATGCCTTGGTCAGTGCTTCAACTGCATCATTTGTGCTTTATCTGTTCTATTTCAACTCATGTCTTAACCCCATGATCTATGCTTTGTTTTATTCCTGGTTTAGAAAAGCAGTGAAACTCATTGTCAGTCTTCAGATTCTGCAGCCTGGCTCCTGTGAGACCAACATACTGTAG
- the LOC125899522 gene encoding trace amine-associated receptor 13c-like codes for MTQICSGSCQSCSSLKMEELCFPQLLNTSCRKPTSPWANFVLLNIVLYFISLLTVALNLLVIISVSHFRQLHTPTNILLLSLAVSDFLVGLLVLPGEILLKTYCWFLGDLMCLLYYYVSLIFSSTSIGDMVLISVDRYLAICDPLHYTTRVTVKRVKLCVCLCWLCVVSYCSLLLKDDLTQPGSFNSCHGECVIVMNHIAGAVDLVVTFIVPISVIVVLYMRVFVVAVSQARAMRSHITAVTLQLSVNQQTKKSELKAARTLGVLVVVFLICFCPFYCVALAGDALVSASTASFVLYLFYFNSCFNPLIYALFYSWFRKAVKLIVSLQILQPGSCETNIL; via the exons ATGACTCAGATTTGTTCAGgaagctgccagagctgcagcTCTCTGAAGATGGAGGAGCTCTGCTTTCCACAACTGCTCAACACCTCCTGCAGAAAGCCCACCTCTCCTTGGGCCAACTTTGTGCTCCTTAACATTGTGCTGTACTTTATCTCTCTGCTCACTGTGGCTCTTAACCTCCTTGTCATCATCTCAGTCTCCCACTTCAG gCAGCTCCACACACCCAccaacatcctcctcctctctctggctgtctcAGACTTTCTCGTGGGCCTCCTGGTGCTACCGGGAGAAATCCTGCTAAAAACATACTGCTGGTTTCTTGGTGACCTCATGTGTTTGCTCTATTATTATGTGTCCCTCATATTTAGTTCTACTTCGATCGGAGACATGGTGCTCATATCAGTCGACCGCTATTTGGCGATTTGTGACCCTCTGCATTACACCACCAGAGTCACTGTGAAAAGagttaaactctgtgtgtgtctgtgttggctCTGTGTTGTTTCTTACTGCAGTCTCTTGTTAAAGGATGACCTGACTCAACCAGGCAGCTTTAATTCCTGCCATGGAGAGTGTGTGATTGTCATGAACCACATTGCAGGAGCTGTTGACCTTGTTGTAACCTTTATTGTTCCCATTTCTGTCATTGTTGTTCTGTACATGAGAGTATTTGTTGTGGCTGTGTCTCAGGCTCGTGCCATGCGCTCTcacatcacagctgtcactctccagctttcagtgaatcaacaaacaaagaaatctgAGCTGAAAGCAGCCAGGACTCTTGGTGTTCTTGTAGTTGTGTTTCTAATATGTTTCTGCCCATTTTACTGTGTCGCTCTTGCAGGTGATGCCTTGGTCAGTGCTTCAACTGCATCCTTTGTGCTTTATCTGTTCTATTTCAACTCATGTTTTAATCCTCTGATCTATGCCTTGTTTTATTCCTGGTTTAGAAAAGCAGTTAAACTCATTGTCAGTCTTCAGATTCTGCAGCCTGGCTCCTGTGAGACCAACATACTGTAG